Genomic DNA from Hordeum vulgare subsp. vulgare chromosome 2H, MorexV3_pseudomolecules_assembly, whole genome shotgun sequence:
AGCAAAATTTGGTttgacccaaatccttcatctcaaattccatctttaggtgattgcgtgcttcatcaatgtctggtgcactgccgatgatgttgagatcatcaacatacacagaaatgatgcaaaatcctgtaaaggacttcttgatgaagacacatgggcaatcatcactattggagtaacctttctgaagaaggaactcacttagtcggttgtaccacatccgtcccgactgttttaagccatacaatgacttattcagctttacacaatacatgttgcgtttTGCACTATTATTCGGGACAGAGATTCCGTCaggaaccttcatatatatgtccgaatctagtgacccgtaaagatatgcggtcacgacgtccatcaactgcatggatagatgattttgtactgccatagatataaaatatcggAAAGTTGTTCCACTCATTACTGGAGAGTATgtctcattgaaatcaatgccgggtttctgcgtaaaaccttgtgctacgagccttgctttatatctcaccacctcattgttctcattccgtttccggaggaaaacccatttgaatcccacaggaaaaacattgggaggtgtaggtattgcttcagtgaataccttccttttgttaagagaggcaatttctgcttggattgcatcctttcatttaggccagtcggagcgcctttggcactcgacaatagaccttggatcatgatcagtgataagggtatctgcaatcttttcagcaaaatatatgtcgacagtcgTAGTCTTGCAGTCAAatgattctccagaatcaacatagttgatggaaatttctTGCACCCCTAGAGACTCTTCGTTATTTCCCAATACGATTGAGTCTGGGTGTTCCGATGTTCCAGCTAGTTTGTGCACACTGGAGCTGGGTTGTGAAGGTTGCCCTTCCACTGGGTGCAAACTACCCATAAGGTGTTCATCAACGTtgagttgacttgcatttactgattttgaggattttctcctctctctcctttgCTGCTTGCGAGAAGCAGGTTCCGGGTCAGAGGTCGTACTACCCCCCCTCTTTTTAGGAACAGGGAGttgagtggttttagttggtacctccactctttcgggCGCATTTCTGGCTGGAATCaaggattttgtaacaccttttagatcagtaaatgaatctggcagattatttgcaagatgttgcaaattGATAATTTTCCGAACTTGTAGTTCGGTCTCTTGAGTACGTGGATCAGAGGCTGAAATGGCAATGGCATTCTAATCAATTTCCGGGCATTCTTTctggtacttgaaatctccccctaatgccggaaaatGTTTCTCGTAAAAAATGCAATCAGCGTGACGGGCTATGAATAGATCCCCAGTAAGGGGTTCCAGGTACTTGATAATCGACGGCAatttgtaccccacatagatcccaAGTTTCCTGTGTGGGCCCATGGATGTCCGCTGTGGTGGTGAGATTGGGACGTACGTAGCACATCCGAACTTACGCAGATGGGAAATGCTGGGAGGATTTCCATGTACCAATTGCAGAGGGGAAGTACCGTGATATGCAGTAGGTCGCAATTGGATTAAGTCAGCAGCGTGTAAAATTGCATGACCCCAACACGAGGTTGGCAAGCTGCAATTCATTAACAAAGGTCTTGCAATGAGTTTGATCCTTTTAATTAGAGATTCGGCCAAACCATTTTAAGTATGGACGTATGGGACAGAGTGCTGAACTTCAATCCCCAAGGCCATGCAATAGTCATTGAAAGCACGTGAAGAGAATTCTGCAGCATTGTCCATGCGAATTGATTTAATTCGACTTTCTGGATAATGGGCCTGTAACTTAATTACTTCCCGCATTAtcttggcaaatgcatggttTCGTGTGGATAGAAGGCACACGTGTGACCATCGTGTAGATGCATCAAACAGAACCATGAAATaccgaaatggtccagataatGGTTGGATAGGACCACAAATGTCACCTTGAATGCGTTCAAGGAACTGAAGTGGTTCAGCTTGTATTTTAAGGTGTGATGGCCTTAAAATTAGCTTCCCTGTGGCGCATGATGTGCAAATAAAGTCTGATGACTGAGGAAACTTTGACTCAAGCAAATTATGACCAATGGAATTGCTAGTAATTTTCCTCATCATCCCAACACTGGGATGGCCaaggcgatcatgccaagtttggaATGCATTACTATTCTGAAAAATTACCTTGTAAGCAACATGTTCTACAGGCTTGATGTACGTATAGTACAGTCCGGACGATAGTGAAGGAATTTTTTCAAGTACTTGCTTGCCATATCCGTAATCTTTTGTAAAGAGTAGAAACTCCTCTTTGTTGTCTTCATGGGTTTCAATGTGAAAACCATTTTTACGGATATCTCGAAAACTGATTAGGGTACGGGATGAATCGGGATACAGCAAGGCATCCTCAATTGTCACTTGTGTACCACCTGGGAGGGTAAATATGGCACGTCCAGTGCCAACAATTACCGTATCGCGTCCAGCGATTGTCAAAATATCTCCATTCAtctttttcagagtctgaaaataTTTCAACTCCCTCAGTATGGAGTTTGTGGTAGCACTGTCCACAAGGCATAATTCCTCTTCCATCGGATTGTCCCCGTAGAAAGCTATATATAAAAATGAGGAATTTTCAATAAGAAAACCTTATTTCAATACATAGAATACAATCTTATTATATCAAAGTGCTGATACAATATATAAATGACAACAATACTTATGTTCTATTACAATCATCACACATGGATATGATTTATTTAATAAATCGATCACTAAGGAGATAATGGGACTAATCGAAGTCTCCAAACATGTCGGTTGAGGCGTACTCAACCATCATGTTCTCCGTGTTTGTAGGGTCCTCTGATGTATGGAGTGTCATGGTGTTTCTAGATCCGGGAGGAACATCTTGCGAACAACCAGCTCCATTGGTGCCATCTGGATGAAGGTTGAAGTTGGCTTCAAACCTTTTCCCTTGAGGTACTTTGCGTCCCTGAGATTGCTGATACAGAATTGCCAGCTGCTTCGGGGTCTTGCACTTATTGGTAGGATGCGTGTAGCATCCACACTTGTCACAAAGCTTAGTTTTGTCAAACTTGGGCTTTGCGGTGCctttcccacggtccgagtttctAGGCTTTCTGTTCCGGTTGCGCTTGCGTTTACCCTTGAAGTTCGATGGCTTGCCATGGGACGCACCATCAAACTTTCGTCTGTTCACGACGTTCATATGAACTTCAGGCAGAGGTTGGGAACCAACCGGACGCTGAGAACCATTCTTagcgagtagctcatcatgcttttCAGCCTGAAGTAGGATATGAATGAGGTCGGAATAGACTTGGTAGCCACGAGCGCGATACTGTTGCTGGAGGACCCTTTCAGATGGGAGCATAGTAGACAGAGTTTTTTCTATCTTTTCCGCATCAGTAGGTTCCTTCCCGCAAAAGCGTAATTTGGAACGTATCTTATGAACTTCGTGATTGTACGCCCCGATGGATttgaaatcctggagtcggatatGCTTCCAATCATGGAGTGCTTCCGGCAGGACAACTGCCTTCTGCTGTTCATACCTCGTCTTGAGGGCCTGAAACAGAGTAAGTGGGGATTCCTCCTCCAAATATTCAGATTTGAGATCTGGGTGGATATGGTGCCTTATGATGTATAAGGCGGCATATTTCTGTTCATCTCTCAGCGGCGTGACTCCATCCGGAAGAGGATCTTCCGGAGTCTCGATTGCACGCACTAATCCACGGGATGCAAGAGCGATCTTGATGTCCATGGCCCAGGTAGGATAGTTGTGGCCATTGAGGTCGAGTGCATCGAACTCTCTTCCAGCCATTGGTTACCTACATGGGTAAACCAGAGATTATTAATTTACACTAGGTAAATTAAAACCTTCATGGTTACGTTGTATTGAACGTTGCAAAATTAATGATAACTTCAAGAAATGGGCTTGAAATCATTAGTGTGACTTTCAAATAGTTAAGTTTGACACATTGTAGATACGCCCCAAAAGAAAATTCGGGGTCCGTCTCTCAGAACTAGAGAGTATAATCTGATAAAATCAGTAGATACTCATGTTTCTAGTACCTTATGTCATAACTTAATAAAATGTATGGGAGGGCACAATGTTAAGCAATCATAATATTAATATGATAGAATGTAGGCTTAATCGTAGTGATGATAATCTGCTATACAGTAGTTCAACACACTACTTTGTGGTCCCAAAACATCAATTTGAAAGAAAATCACTTTGGAATTTTGCATATCAACTCATGCTCGTATTAAGCCAACGGCTCAATTAAGACGAGGGGTTGATTTTTATTTGCAAGAAATTTGAAATCTCAATTGCAAATAATAGAGGTAATAAATCATGTAGCAAACATGGAaatatatattacatcacataTGTTCTAGAACACAAAGTACTCTACAGAAAACAATACTGGAAATAGACGTACTGAAAACAGGAATTAAACAGGATCTAAGACAGAGATTAGTCTACTGCTAGATCTACTGTTGATAGTACAGGAAGTAATCTAAAACAGAGAGCAAATAGTGCTAGAAAATACTACTAAAGTGTGCTGGAGTGCTGCAAGACCACATGTGCCATCGAACCAAGACCACATGTGTCCCAAGGATGTGCACATGTCGTCTGCAGCGCTCACTTTATTCAATTCACGGGAGGATAAGGCAGAGCCAGCTCTAGAAAAGCAAGAGCAGCACCGCATCAGGCAGAGCTCCGCGCCAGGGAGAGCTCCGCGCGTGCTGCTTCGCAGCGTTCACCGGGGACGGGCGAGAGTGCCTCCGCCGCGcgcgtcatcgtcttcgtcggaAGGCCCGCCCGGGGGCAAGTAGCCTGGCGAGGAGCCGTTCGCGAGCCCGAGGGCGGCCGGGCTCCAAGACCCAGCGCGCGAGGCGCGGCTGCTCGACGGAGAGCCCAAGGCCGCGAGGCCGAAGGGCATCGGCCGGCGGCGAGGCGGAGTCGCGGCTGGCGCAACGGAGGGCGGGCGCGGAGGGGTGGCCGGCGTAGGAGACGGCAGGCGCGGGGGCGAAGCCAGCGCCGCGGGTGCGTTGGCGTCGACGGCCGCCGCGCAAGAGAAGCTGCGGGCGGCGGAGCCGAAGGCGAAGGCGGAGGCCCCGGTCGGCGCGGGCACGGGCGCAGAGGAGCCAAACGCGAAGGCAGAGGCTGAGGCTCCGGCCGGCGCGGGCACAGGGGCGGAGGGGCCGCTCCCCATCTCGACAACCGCGGGGGTCGGAGACGAGAGGCGTGGCGCGGCGGTGTTGGCGTCGGCAGTCGCGGCGCTGGTCGAGCCGACCTcgaagacggcggcggcggcatcaTACCCATGAAGTGGGCAAACGACCCATCCATGGGCAGAGCACCAAAAGCCCGGCAGCGGCGCTCCCTGTGCCGCGTCGGCCCCGAGCATAGGCGGGGCAGGGCCGGCGAGGAGCCAGGCGAGGGCATCCAGCGCGAGCGGGGCGAGGGACGCGACGCCGTCCGCCGGGTTAGCACCGCTCAGGGAGCGGGTGCCCAGGCCGTGGAAGCGGGGCACTCCGTGGCGGAGCGCTCGGTAGCCGCCGGCGCCGTGGCGGCGGCCGATGTAGCGACCCGGTCCATGGCGCCGACCGTCGAagcagcaacgctctccgaacctGCGGTGGAGAGCAGCGAGGCGGCGACGACGGACGTCGTTCTGCAACAGGCGGCGAAGGTTCGTCGGCGTTGAGCGAGGCATCCTTCTCACCTTTTGCTTTCTTTTCTGTCGATCTCGTCAAAAAATGCTCTGGAAGAGGCGTGCTGATAACATGTTGTGAATGGAATCGACAAGAAATGAATCAATGTACTTTATTGATTGATGAACAAGGTTTATATATACAATGAAGAGGCGTCTCTAAAGGGATAGAGACGCGATGGTTCTAATGCCGGTTCCCTGGGAGGCGACGCTCGGCGCGGGGTGCGTCCGTTCCACATCAGGATGGAACCGCCGTGAGCAGTTGTGTTAGAAGGAGCGGGGGTTCTTTCCCAAATAACCGTCGGGTTATTTTGTTCTTAACACTATGTACGTATTACCAATCAGAAAATCGACAATGCAGAATGTCTCAGATCGAAACCATGCATTCAATTGTACCTATAAGTGGTAACATCAAACATCACCCGTCTTATCATTCTAACCCGAAGTTCTTCGACATCACACAGACCGTTCATTCATCACACATTTTTTTTTACCAACGGCAGTCCTCTACGTCTGACGTTTCGTGGGGGTCCTGTTGAACTGAAAGCTACAAATGCAATGAATCTAAAATGAACAGCTAGATACAGCACAAATGAACGCTATGTCAAACTCCTAGTAGTACCCTAAAAGGCTAAAATGTTGGGGAACGCAATGCGGGTCGCCTAAATATTGACTGGAAGAGCGGTCAGGAACGCCAGCGTGTAAGGAGATGTCGACTTGCCGAAGGGCGCACACCAGCGTGGAAGCTTCTCGAGAACCGTCTCGACCATCGGCGTGACCCTATTCACGTCTGTTCTTAGTTTTACCAGGAGGGGAGGGCCTTCTGCTTCCTTTGGAGATGCATGCGTTGCATTACTTGACCAGAAAAGGGTTAACTGGAATTTCGTTGGCGCGTTCTTGCCGCCTGCAAACTGGATTGTATGCCATCCACCGACCTCAGTCTTACCACCCAGTTGAACCAACTTATCTGAAGCCACTGAGTAAAATAACGCATGGAGGGGTGAGTTAGATGGCAAATAACAACAATTTACTTCACCTAGATTTACCGATCTATTAGGCTGTAACTCACCTTCAATAGTGAAGTCGTCAATTTCCTGCATATTGATTGCGAGCGACCATCGTGTAGATGACCTGGTATCAACTGATACTACTGTTCTACGGCCATCATCATCAGCAGAATCACTTTCGACATGGAGCACTGGAACTTCTGATTTGCTCCATCCAGTGTTGCTCGCTTTGTAACTCCTGCAGCCATACTTCACGGTAAATGTCACGAAATCAGTTGTCATATTCCTTCCGCAAGAAAACTCTTCCCCTCTGAGGTCCATCAATTCCTGTGTCAACTTTCCAGGCATGTTCGAGAATAGGGAAACGTAGGATGATGGTTCTGTGTTTCCATCATTCATTCTTgtagtatcaacaacatgcacaaCCTGAGCAAAAAGTAAATCAGTCAGTATGATCTAATAAGCAGGGAGTATCATTGCTAGTATGAGCTTGTTAATGCAAATACGGGGAAATGTCATGACAATTCCAGGCAAAGCTTACATTTACAGAACGAGCAATATCCTCTGTGAATGCTGGAACAATGCCACTTGATACTAGTACAAGGGCAAGACCAAACAATGCAGACAACACATAAAGAAGCGTTTTCTTCGCACCTGCATAAAACATTATCTCAGATATCAGCTCATTTGGATGTGCTGTGTAAAATTGGATGCAATGGTAGATGTTGAGTACAACAATGTTAGAGAGGGAGGGCGGGGGAGCCTTCTTCTGACCAGGTAAAACCACAATCATAATAAACCTACAATCATTCCTCAGATTAGTTTAGCTTCACTGCTCGGTAATTTTggtttttttagtagtttttttaGTGTGGGTACGTGACCAGTTTGGCATTACTCGAATACAGAATGACAAAGCATGATGCATGTTTGAGGGCAAAATTTAATGATCACTCCAACACACCCCTTGCACTATATGTCACAAATCAAAGCAAAATCAAACAAATTATAAACAAGATAACAGAAATTGATAAGTCATGTAACGGAAGCAAAATATGATGATATATCAAGCATGATATGGTTTACCTGAAATATGGACATACGAAAGAAGATACACAAACGTCAAGGACACGACTATAGCGATGGCAACAGCAACTACTACATTTCCAAGCCAGTCTGGTAGCCCACCAGGGTTCCTGCATATATAAGTGCAAAATAAGGTTGAAATTAGTTCAGTTAGACTAGATTAACTGACACAATGTTAACAGCATTTAAGTACAAAACTTAATCATGGCCCTAACTGACTGACATAACAAATGAGAAAATAAAGAACAAGTTTGGACATTGCAGGCTCTAGACATTTACCTATCAACACGTACAATACTGCCAACCATCACATCTACCATGCGAATAAACAAACCAGCAGATGACATAACTGGCACAGCCAAAGCCAGGACCAATGTAAAGACCTTAAGCTGTTTAGGTGACCTTACAGGAGTCAGTGTTGCTTCCATAAGACCATCTGCAACGAAATAACAGCAATTAATACTCAAGTTGAATATCAACATATAACTCCCAGATAGTCACCCCAACTTACATGCAAAAGCAGGCGAAACAAGCCAGATGAGTGCTATATAGGATGCTCCGACCTTCAAATAGGTTCCGAGTATCAAAACTATGAGCCATTGGACAAAACCAGATTTGTAAATCCACCTCTCAGCTTCCAGGCCAACGATGATATCCATCATGTTACCAGTTAGACCTGGTTTTGTTCTTGAATACACTTGTTGAATGTGCCTCTTCAGGAGAATAAATCCAATATGCTGACCAATGAATGCCCCAAGCAGTGCAGGTGAACCAAATAAGCCAACAACTAACCACGGATTTGCAACAAATGAAATAGGAAAGGGACAAATATGTGGCAGAACAAATGCCACCACAACCGGTAAGACAGTAGAAAATATCAGCGTCAAAATAATGCTCAAACATGATATTCCGAAGGACACAAGACCAGGACGTCCACCCATAAGCAGTGATGTTCCCCATATCAGAAGTGACTGAAATATTATTGAGTTGTGAAACATGGTTGCTAGTCGCTGTGGATAGACCACCATGTACTTGCCCTGCGAAATTAGTAACATACAAGTGAGAAGCTGAAGCAAAAGAAAATTCACTTGAATATGAAATCATGCCCACTAAATTTGCAATTTTATCCAGATACGAACAAATATATCTTGTCTATTTCCCAGGTGCACTTGTTTTGCAGATACAAACAAATATGTTGCATATTTTTAGATACCACCAACCCATGCGAACACCTCTAGAATTATGTGCATATTTTAGTTGGTTATACCGTGGTCTTAAGTTTTCTTTTGAGGGAATCGATTGTTCTGATTTATGCCAGCAAAGCCAAACGATACCAATTACCAAAAGAACTAGAGTTTTTTTGAGGAATCATATGGTGCCGGGAGCACGGAAACATCTAATCCTAGCTTCAAATCTAATTCTGATGTTTAGTTTGAATCATGGTATGACCTGGGAACAGAACCATGACACTCCAGGTGATACCCAAAAGGAGGTAAGGAATAGGGGGGTGCCAAGCAAAAACATTGGGTGAATCCATTCCATTGCTCCGAACAAACAAAATCAAAGAACGTACCATGCTATCAAAGATGGACAACTCATCTGAGAATTGGGTCATTCTTCAAAGCAATATATGATGTAAAATATAGCGTTATTTCTATTAGGACCTAATATGagccatttattttcttttgtttgcccCAGTTATACCCACACCCACTATtattgttatgaccggtacaacgtaccaacggaggaggcccaatgggcagggttaattacgggcttagcccaagttatcttacctatcttagagtccaagttatctagggtttagtggaggttgtcctcctatataaacacatgtacctcttcgatattaagcagacaataaacagtatattctgttgtcgtctcctcccaaaccctagccgcctctctctctctctctcacgtcgcgacggcgccggcgtccccaacctcgcagcccgcacttccacccctacaatctacgtccgagacctggtagaaccctagcctctaccaatttggtatcaggtagcttgggttcaatgagtttgtcggaccttcccaccaccaccgccttccccgccacATCGCAAcagccgccgccggccacctcaggtccgcccgcctccggtcccgcggccctggcggccgaacccgcccccgtcctctccccgacggagatgtcctcggcgatccgcgacctcaacctggcggtctcgaacctccggactttcctccaggctccgtacgcaaccccgccaccaccgcctccgccggcggcgcccttcgcgccaccgcccccggccactgtcgcgccccagggcctgccgatcacccaggtccggtggccgccgtcgccgtccccgctaccgacgtggattgacacgccgacctacacgacggcgccactacagccgacggtgttgcagccacccgcccccaccttcggggggttcgGCGGGTACACTGATCTGTACGCCGGGAGCTCCGTGGTGACACAGCACTCTCCTTCCGCCGCGCTGGGTCGTCACGAGGGCacctacgcggcctcgccacgcgtgcagcagccaccccgcttcaccaagctggagttcgccacctacgactGCACCatcgaccccctgaactggctcaatcagtgcgaccagtttttcagggggcagcggactatggcgtccgaccgcacgtggatcgcctcctaccacctccgtggcgccgcccagacttggtactacgccctcgagcaggacgagggcgggatgcctccgTGGGAGCGCTTTCACGACCTTTGTCTCCTCCGGTTCGGCCCCCCCCCATACATGGGAGCCGCTTGGCCGACctcggtcgccttcccttcaccacctcggtgcaggacttcgccgaccgcttccagacgttggcctgccatgcgcctgacgtcacggctcgccaacgcgccgagctcttcgtcggcggccttcccgaccacatccgcatcaacgtcgagatgcgcgacccccaAGACCCgcagacggccatgtattacgcacgcgcgtacgagcagcgcgccaacgccctgcagcaggcgttcccgggccgcggcacgcgtcccccgacccgccccgccccggcggccgccaccccgacacgccccgccctgccggccgctactgcggctgcccccgcgccgacacgcaccttccggcgcttgacgtcggccgagcagctcgagcggcgccgcaagggcctgtgcttcaactgcgacAAGCCGTATGCGCCGGGTCATACGTGTGCCCGCCTGTTCTACCTGGAGACCGTCGacgacgcggaggtggaggccctcaccgcggagctcgacgccaccacactctccgaggccggcgtcacgacctacgggccggtcgacgcgaccgccttcgtcgtctcccttcatgacatggctggcatcaagacggcaaagacgatgctgcttccggtgacgatcaacggggagcgtctcaccgcgctcgtggacacgggttcgacgcacaacttcctgaccggggacgccatgcgccgcctcgcactccaaccggcgggctcggagaaattcagcgtcaccgtcgccaacggggaccgccttgcttgccagggggtggcgcggcaggttcccgtcctcatcggcgacgagccgttctccatcgactgcgtcggcatcgacctgggctgctacgacttcatcctcggcatcgacttcctgtccactctcggccccatcctttgggacctcgatgtgttgtccctcatcttctggcgcgagggcggccgtcgcgttcagtggacaggcatcggcggctccggcgccgtgactccacagctccagttgatggcggTCGCACTGAacgaggcgcatcccctcctggccgacctcctgcagcaacacagcgacatcttcgacgagccacagggcctccctcccgcacggccctgtgaccaccgcatccacctgctgccggacacggcacctgtagccgtgcgtccgtaccggtaccctcagctgcagaaagacgagctcgagcatcaggtggcggtcatgctcgcgcagggcatcatccggattttGACATCGCCGTCCTCCGCCCTggtgctccttgtgcgcaagcccgacggcacatggcgcttctgcatcgactaccacgccctcaacgccctgacgtccaaggacaagttccccatccccgtcgtggatgagctcttggacgagctacacggagcgcgcttcttcaccaagctcgaccttcgctcgggctaccatcaggtgcgcatgcaccctgaggacatcgagaagacggcgttccgcactcaccatggccacttcgagttcctggtgatgccgttcAGCCTCTCCAACGCGTcggcgaccttccaggccctgatgaacgacgtgctcagcccatacttgcgccgctttgtgcttgttttctttgatgacctcatctacagtgcatcttgggcggagcacctacaacacgtggccatcatcttcaacgagcttcgagcgcatcgtcttcacctcaagcgctcgaagtgctcgttcggcacgacctccgtcgcgtacctggggcacgtcatctcaacggacggggtagcgatggacgcggacaaggtcgccgccgttgccgcgtggccgatcccgcggtcaccgcgggcgctctgcggcttcttgggcctcgccggctactaccggaagtacatccgggacttcggcctcatcgccgcgccGCTGACGCATTTCCttcgacgcgacgccttctcctgggacgaggaggcgactacggcattcgaggctctccagcgggcgctcacgacgggacccgtcccccagatgccggactttgatatgccgttcatggtggactgcaacgcctctgg
This window encodes:
- the LOC123427260 gene encoding endoplasmic reticulum metallopeptidase 1; the protein is MPRGRGSSVSTQEKPNADAAVDSDKYNSRHKRSAYLLLGLFILFLHGSWSVYRMQFANLPLPLNAEQAGKRGFSEASALKHVKYLTSLGPHPVGSDALDLAVQYVYAEAEKIQKTAHWDVDVQLELFHTDIGANRLAGGLFKGKTLLYSDLKHVVLRIVPKYLPEAEENLILVSSHIDTVSTTEGAGDCSSCVGVMLEMARGVAQWAHGFKSGVLFLFNTGEEEGLDGAHSFITQHHWRNSVRFAVDLEAMGISGKSTLFQGTHQWALESFAAVAKYPSAQIATQDVFRSGAIKSATDFQIYEEVAGLPGLDFAYTDTTSVYHTKNDKMELLQPGSLQHNGENMLAFLLHAASSPKFMKDAHQAKQDSTEQKNAIFFDILGKYMVVYPQRLATMFHNSIIFQSLLIWGTSLLMGGRPGLVSFGISCLSIILTLIFSTVLPVVVAFVLPHICPFPISFVANPWLVVGLFGSPALLGAFIGQHIGFILLKRHIQQVYSRTKPGLTGNMMDIIVGLEAERWIYKSGFVQWLIVLILGTYLKVGASYIALIWLVSPAFAYGLMEATLTPVRSPKQLKVFTLVLALAVPVMSSAGLFIRMVDVMVGSIVRVDRNPGGLPDWLGNVVVAVAIAIVVSLTFVYLLSYVHISGAKKTLLYVLSALFGLALVLVSSGIVPAFTEDIARSVNVVHVVDTTRMNDGNTEPSSYVSLFSNMPGKLTQELMDLRGEEFSCGRNMTTDFVTFTVKYGCRSYKASNTGWSKSEVPVLHVESDSADDDGRRTVVSVDTRSSTRWSLAINMQEIDDFTIEVASDKLVQLGGKTEVGGWHTIQFAGGKNAPTKFQLTLFWSSNATHASPKEAEGPPLLVKLRTDVNRVTPMVETVLEKLPRWCAPFGKSTSPYTLAFLTALPVNI